A single genomic interval of Nocardioides nitrophenolicus harbors:
- a CDS encoding alpha/beta fold hydrolase: MGAVSLADVARRRVALAPTRIPPGRMVALPGRGGSTYVTDTPGPRPEAPAIILLHALGTTGLLTWFPAIEPLSRRFRVVTLDQRWHGRGIQGAEFSLTDCADDVAALAGVLGIDEAIVGGYSMGSIVAQRVWRQHPSIVSGLVLGATTDRFQLTAAERGFFLGMGSTMVALRGVSRSRTAVRAARAAARGVDLEVTDLHAWALREFRSTSPWAVGQALAALGRHHSRPWLGRIDVPTAVVAMMRDRVIPTSRQLALARAIPGATVHEVDDGHAGCVLGAERFVPRFVEAAATVNARRRDLPRRRPPH; this comes from the coding sequence ATGGGAGCCGTCTCACTGGCCGATGTGGCACGACGTCGCGTGGCGCTGGCGCCGACCCGGATCCCGCCGGGGCGGATGGTGGCCCTGCCGGGACGGGGCGGGTCGACCTACGTCACCGACACGCCGGGGCCGCGCCCGGAGGCGCCCGCGATCATCCTGCTACACGCACTCGGCACGACCGGTCTGCTGACCTGGTTCCCCGCGATCGAGCCGCTCTCGCGGCGCTTCCGCGTCGTCACGCTCGACCAGCGCTGGCACGGACGTGGCATCCAGGGCGCCGAGTTCTCGCTCACGGACTGCGCGGACGACGTGGCCGCCCTGGCCGGTGTCCTCGGGATCGACGAGGCGATCGTCGGCGGCTACTCCATGGGCTCGATCGTCGCGCAGCGGGTGTGGCGCCAGCATCCGTCGATCGTGTCCGGCCTGGTGCTCGGCGCGACGACCGACCGCTTCCAGCTCACCGCCGCCGAGCGCGGCTTCTTCCTCGGCATGGGCTCCACCATGGTCGCGCTGCGGGGCGTGTCGCGCTCGCGCACCGCCGTGCGCGCCGCCCGGGCGGCCGCGCGCGGCGTCGACCTCGAGGTCACCGACCTGCACGCCTGGGCGCTGCGCGAGTTCCGCTCCACCAGCCCGTGGGCGGTCGGGCAGGCGCTCGCCGCCCTGGGCCGGCACCACTCGCGGCCCTGGCTCGGGCGGATCGACGTACCGACGGCGGTGGTGGCCATGATGCGCGACCGGGTGATCCCGACCTCGCGCCAGCTCGCGCTCGCCCGTGCGATCCCGGGCGCCACCGTGCACGAGGTGGACGACGGGCACGCGGGGTGCGTTCTCGGCGCGGAGAGGTTCGTGCCGAGGTTCGTGGAGGCGGCCGCGACCGTCAACGCGCGGCGTCGGGACCTCCCGCGCCGTCGACCGCCGCACTGA
- a CDS encoding WS/DGAT/MGAT family O-acyltransferase, which translates to MDRLSGLDASFLYLETPAQLMHVCAVMVLDPATMTTPYAFAEMQREIEVRVRDVPGFTRKVRGVPLGLDHPVWVRDKAFDIERHVHRLALPTPGGYAELMDLCAHLASLPLDRSRPLWEMWVIEGYRPEGEGGEKVVVFAKMHHATVDGVSGSNLISHLCSLEPDAPPLVPENAPHPRDPGRGELLGRAVIGTATRPVTLVKVLKPSAQLVTKSIGRARRGTAMAAPFSAPRTSFNGTITSHRSIAMADLDLDEIRRIKKVTGTTVNDVVLAVSGGALRAYLAERDELPESSLLATVPVSVRDSSRRSTGANKVSALFTKLGTDIDDPLERLGMLAERNQHAKEHHNAISADALQDWAEFAAPRTFGLAVRAYANLRLAERHPVVHNLVISNVPGPPIPLYFMGARIDALCPLGPVFHGAGLNITVMSNAGQMHVGAIACRESMPDTDALVRHFPAELARISAAVDGAGGPDAAR; encoded by the coding sequence ATGGATCGTCTCTCCGGACTGGACGCGAGCTTCCTCTACCTGGAGACGCCCGCCCAGCTGATGCACGTGTGCGCGGTGATGGTGCTCGATCCCGCGACGATGACGACGCCGTACGCGTTCGCCGAGATGCAGCGCGAGATCGAGGTCCGGGTCCGCGACGTGCCGGGCTTCACCCGCAAGGTCCGCGGCGTCCCGCTCGGTCTCGACCACCCGGTCTGGGTGCGCGACAAGGCCTTCGACATCGAGCGCCACGTGCACCGCCTGGCACTGCCGACGCCCGGTGGGTACGCCGAGCTGATGGACCTGTGCGCCCACCTCGCCTCGCTGCCGCTCGACCGCTCCCGCCCGCTGTGGGAGATGTGGGTGATCGAGGGCTACCGCCCGGAGGGGGAGGGCGGCGAGAAGGTCGTGGTCTTCGCCAAGATGCACCATGCCACCGTCGACGGCGTCTCGGGCTCCAACCTGATCTCCCACCTCTGCTCGCTCGAGCCGGACGCCCCGCCGCTGGTCCCCGAGAACGCGCCCCATCCCCGCGACCCGGGGCGGGGTGAGCTGCTCGGCCGCGCCGTCATCGGTACGGCGACCCGCCCGGTCACCCTGGTCAAGGTGCTCAAGCCCTCCGCCCAGCTGGTCACCAAGAGCATCGGCCGCGCCCGCCGGGGCACCGCCATGGCCGCGCCCTTCTCCGCTCCGCGCACGTCCTTCAACGGCACCATCACCTCACACCGGTCGATCGCGATGGCCGACCTCGACCTCGACGAGATCCGCCGGATCAAGAAGGTCACCGGTACGACGGTCAACGACGTCGTCCTCGCCGTCTCCGGTGGCGCGCTGCGGGCCTATCTCGCCGAGCGTGACGAGCTGCCCGAGTCCTCCTTGCTGGCCACGGTCCCGGTGAGCGTGCGCGACAGCTCGCGACGCTCGACGGGGGCCAACAAGGTCTCCGCGCTGTTCACCAAGCTCGGCACCGACATCGACGACCCGCTGGAGCGGCTGGGGATGCTGGCCGAGCGCAACCAGCACGCCAAGGAGCACCACAACGCGATCAGTGCTGACGCGCTGCAGGACTGGGCGGAGTTCGCCGCCCCCCGCACCTTCGGTCTCGCGGTGCGCGCCTACGCCAACCTGCGCCTCGCGGAGCGGCATCCCGTCGTCCACAACCTGGTGATCTCCAATGTCCCCGGCCCGCCGATCCCGCTCTACTTCATGGGTGCCCGGATCGACGCGCTCTGCCCGCTCGGCCCGGTCTTCCACGGTGCCGGCCTCAACATCACGGTCATGTCCAACGCGGGCCAGATGCACGTCGGCGCGATCGCCTGCCGCGAGTCGATGCCCGACACCGATGCGCTGGTGCGGCACTTCCCGGCCGAGCTGGCGAGGATCAGTGCGGCGGTCGACGGCGCGGGAGGTCCCGACGCCGCGCGTTGA
- a CDS encoding alpha/beta hydrolase — MGFVRRQAITAALTANAIRPVPGFRSGIPAFFAGWLTGELAPHLLGLTVADAAAHATGSRRSWRGLALAGLSSAGLGYLIRQSRQAVDDAESALVEGLGVDYVEELDAKPTPADLATPWRRLANPFAFGRAARRAGVEVHRDIPFAPYGRRGMLDVYTSEVTPAAGAPVLLQVHGGGWTIGNKEQQGLPLMQHMAARGWVCVAINYRLAPRDPWPAQIVDVKAAIAWIREHIAEYGGDPSYIAITGGSAGGHLTALAAVTPNAPEFQPGFESADTSLQAAVPYYGVYDLAGASGLRTAELMRDKFLAPVVFKRSPRSERAVFEQASPLLRVTADVPDFFVVHGSRDTLVDVGQARAFVAALRATSKRTVTYAELPGAQHAFDIFPSIRSQHLVRATERYLHWHWNGWRRERSSTGAEDALA, encoded by the coding sequence ATGGGATTCGTACGGCGCCAGGCGATCACCGCCGCGCTGACCGCCAACGCCATCCGACCCGTCCCCGGCTTCCGCAGCGGCATCCCGGCGTTCTTCGCCGGCTGGCTGACCGGTGAGCTCGCGCCCCACCTGCTCGGCCTGACCGTCGCCGACGCCGCCGCGCACGCCACCGGCTCCCGCCGCTCCTGGCGCGGGCTGGCGCTGGCCGGGCTCTCGAGCGCCGGCCTCGGCTACCTGATCCGGCAGAGCCGGCAGGCCGTCGACGACGCCGAGTCGGCTCTCGTCGAGGGACTGGGCGTCGACTACGTCGAGGAGCTCGACGCGAAGCCGACGCCGGCCGACCTCGCCACCCCCTGGCGCCGACTGGCCAACCCGTTCGCGTTCGGGCGGGCGGCCCGGCGAGCGGGAGTCGAGGTGCACCGCGACATCCCGTTCGCGCCGTACGGCAGGCGGGGCATGCTCGACGTCTACACCTCCGAGGTGACCCCGGCCGCCGGGGCGCCGGTGCTGCTGCAGGTGCACGGAGGCGGCTGGACGATCGGCAACAAGGAGCAGCAGGGCCTGCCGCTGATGCAGCACATGGCCGCGCGCGGCTGGGTATGCGTCGCGATCAACTACCGGCTCGCGCCCCGCGACCCGTGGCCCGCACAGATCGTGGACGTGAAGGCGGCGATCGCGTGGATCCGCGAGCACATCGCGGAGTACGGCGGCGACCCGTCGTACATCGCGATCACGGGCGGCTCCGCCGGCGGCCACCTCACGGCCCTCGCCGCGGTCACCCCGAACGCCCCCGAGTTCCAGCCCGGCTTCGAGTCCGCCGACACCTCCCTGCAGGCCGCGGTCCCCTACTACGGCGTCTACGACCTTGCCGGCGCGAGCGGCCTGCGCACCGCCGAGCTGATGCGCGACAAGTTCCTCGCACCGGTCGTGTTCAAGAGGTCGCCCCGCTCCGAGCGAGCGGTCTTCGAGCAGGCCAGCCCGTTGCTGCGGGTGACGGCCGACGTACCGGACTTCTTCGTGGTCCACGGGTCCCGCGACACGCTCGTCGACGTCGGCCAGGCGCGCGCCTTCGTGGCCGCACTGCGCGCGACGTCGAAGCGCACGGTCACCTACGCCGAGCTCCCCGGGGCCCAGCACGCCTTCGACATCTTCCCCTCGATCCGCTCCCAGCACCTGGTCCGCGCGACCGAGCGCTACCTGCACTGGCACTGGAACGGCTGGCGCCGCGAGCGGTCGTCCACAGGCGCGGAGGACGCGCTGGCCTGA